One part of the Rutidosis leptorrhynchoides isolate AG116_Rl617_1_P2 chromosome 1, CSIRO_AGI_Rlap_v1, whole genome shotgun sequence genome encodes these proteins:
- the LOC139900623 gene encoding uncharacterized protein, which yields MPDTMLVDYVNEFGCSKGEFSFLYLGLSIGVNMKLTNSWKSLVDRFHKKLSDWKANLHSIGGRLTLIKTVLGSLCIYYLSLFKCPEMVLHKRERLRVGFFSVERKMKEICIG from the coding sequence ATGCCTGACACAATGTTGGTTGATTATGTTAATGAGTTTGGTTGTTCAAAAGGTGAATTCTCGTTTCTTTATTTGGGGTTGTCGATAGGTGTTAACATGAAGTTAACGAATAGTTGGAAGAGTTTAGTTGATCGCTTTCATAAAAAATTATCCGATTGGAAGGCAAATCTACATTCAATTGGTGGGCGTTTAACGCTTATTAAAACGGTTTTAGGGAGTTTGTGTATATACTATCTTTCTTTGTTTAAGTGCCCGGAAATGGTGTTACATAAGCGCGAAAGATTAAGAGTTGGGTTTTTTAGTGTAGAACGGAAGATGAAAGAAATATGCATTGGATAA
- the LOC139900633 gene encoding adenylate-forming reductase 03009-like produces MMHQEAMDLRFSSCRGVSFEIKPHKDPFAIDATRKTWLPWDSSKRIVPASGGIITRSTSRASSHFCDLDIDDETDADNILINIEEGYELNYELSVPNPAQQLPKDPSRKIVSRPQTKPKGSRLSVILLDQGMFTVYKRLFMVCLSLNIAMLVLASTSHFSYARNHATLFSIGNLLALTLCRSESFLRVIFWLSVKVFGRSWVPLRLKTAITSLLQSVGGIHSSCGISSVAWLTYSLILTLKDRENTSNAIIGVAITILSLLCLCCLGAFPLVRHLHHNVFEITHRFTGWASLILLWVFIVLTKSYEPETKSYRKDVVSKLVKEQEFWFTIAITILIIIPWVTVRRVAVKVSAPSGHASIIKFVGGVKPGILGRISPSPLSEWHAFGIISDGKEEHMMLAGAVGDFTKSLVSNPPTHLWVRQVCSDPTKSSLTAPTT; encoded by the coding sequence ATGATGCACCAAGAAGCCATGGATCTTAGGTTTTCAAGTTGTCGTGGTGTATCATTCGAAATCAAACCACATAAGGATCCATTTGCCATTGATGCAACTCGAAAAACTTGGCTTCCATGGGATTCGTCTAAAAGAATTGTACCAGCTTCTGGTGGGATTATCACAAGGTCCACTAGTAGAGCTAGTAGTCATTTTTGTGACCTAGATATTGATGATGAAACCGATGCGGACAATATACTCATCAACATTGAAGAAGGCTATGAGCTTAATTATGAGCTATCCGTTCCAAATCCAGCTCAACAACTCCCAAAAGACCCTAGCAGAAAGATTGTTTCTAGGCCACAAACAAAACCTAAAGGGTCTAGACTGTCCGTGATCTTGCTAGATCAAGGAATGTTTACGGTTTACAAGAGACTCTTTATGGTTTGTTTGTCTCTTAACATTGCGATGCTAGTTCTAGCTTCCACGAGCCATTTTTCCTATGCTAGAAACCATGCTACACTATTCTCGATTGGAAATCTTTTGGCTCTAACATTATGTCGAAGTGAATCCTTTTTACGCGTTATTTTCTGGCTTTCGGTCAAGGTCTTCGGGCGTTCTTGGGTTCCTTTACGCTTAAAAACCGCTATTACCTCTTTACTACAATCTGTAGGTGGGATACATAGTAGTTGTGGAATTTCGTCTGTTGCTTGGCTTACATATTCCTTGATTCTCACACTTAAAGATAGAGAAAACACTTCTAATGCAATAATTGGTGTTGCCATAACTATTCTTTCGCTTTTGTGCTTGTGTTGTCTTGGCGCCTTCCCTCTAGTCCGTCACCTTCACCATAACGTGTTTGAAATAACTCATAGGTTCACGGGTTGGGCGTCCTTGATTCTTCTTTGGGTCTTTATTGTGCTCACCAAATCGTATGAGCCTGAGACCAAATCTTATAGAAAAGATGTGGTGTCAAAATTGGTTAAAGAGCAAGAGTTTTGGTTCACCATTGCTATAACTATACTAATTATTATTCCTTGGGTGACGGTAAGACGAGTTGCGGTCAAGGTCTCAGCGCCATCGGGCCATGCTTCGATTATTAAGTTCGTAGGAGGAGTAAAGCCCGGGATTCTAGGTAGAATCAGCCCTTCACCTTTATCCGAATGGCATGCATTTGGTATAATTTCTGATGGAAAAGAGGAACACATGATGTTAGCCGGTGCAGTTGGGGATTTTACGAAATCCCTAGTTTCGAACCCGCCAACTCACTTATGGGTTCGACAAGTGTGTAGCGACccaaccaaatcgtcattgacggcgccgactacttag